Part of the Micropterus dolomieu isolate WLL.071019.BEF.003 ecotype Adirondacks linkage group LG22, ASM2129224v1, whole genome shotgun sequence genome is shown below.
TGTCATAATTTATACTTTTTGCAGTTTTCAGTGTATCCTCATGAACATCATGGATGTGTTTTTCCCATGCCTCACATGTGTACCACTGATTCTCCCCATCCCTGCCTTATTCTTTGCCTgactctcttgctctcttttgCTACTCCTCTCTAGATGGACCCTTTGTCAGGCATGGGTTCCTTGAACCTGGGGGGCACAGCCACCTCCCACACTCAAAGCATGCAGGGTTTCCCAACCCCACTGAGTTCAGCTTTCAGTAATCCTCAGTCCCCAGCAAAGGCCTTCCCAACACTCTCCAACCCCAACCCCAGCACACCATTTGGTGGTATTGGCAGCCTGTCCTCGCAGCTCCCTGGTATGGACTCTGGTACTATgctatttgattattttcttattaaggCATATTTTTATACTAAATCCGCTAGTAACACTGCAATGTCATAGCCATTTGACAGACATAGACATACACATTTGAATCTTTTTTGGATTCAGTGACAAATAAGATTGGAACAATTTTTTGTGGTGACACTCTTgctaaatgttactttaaatcATGTATAAGCCTAAGCAAGGAATGGCATAACCTTCACTATATTAGTTTGTATCATTTTGTGAAATTCAGAAAAGCCACTTGGAAATGGTATATAAAGGTTAACACCCAGTTTGGTAACGTAACATGTGCATATTAAACTAAACCAAGCTCGGAGGACAAAGGATAGTAGTTTAGAGGCAGAGGTAGGTGTGGATTGAAATGATAGAAGTTTTATGTTACTTGCAGGTCCCTTGGGCTCAGGCATCAGCTCTGGTATTGGCTCTAGTCTAGGGATGCCAACAGTGAACACGGACCCGTTTGGCGCCAGGAAGATGAGCACACCAGGCCTGAACCCAACTACCTTTCAGCAGAGTAAGATGAAGGCCTGTaagtggtggtggtagtggtgtgACTGAGAGCCCCGCCCTGCGCTGCTCAGAACTGTATTTCCTCTGCTGTGATAATGAAATTTCCAAATTTAATGCACCTTAGTGCACCTGACAAATGCAGTTTACAGGAAAGGTTTCACTAGTCTTAGCAAGAAAAGACTTTAACCTTGTGTAAACATTTAGGCCTAAGACTTAACCTTCTTTTTCAATTCATACAACTTGTAAAGTTTATCATTGAGGAAATACAGATCAGTCTTCCATTCCTTGTCTGCTTATGCTGACAACCCCACTTTAGTGTAATTTGTTGAGCTTTTAAGCATCAAAAAGGGGTCTAACCTGACGTGATCAGTTAGAATGCTTTTTGATTCCTGATGTATCACTTGGTTGCACAATGGTTTTCATCGATGGGTTAATTGCTTGGTTCATGCCCCACCAGTGTTTAATTACAACATCCAAATAATTGGACgtctttgttaaaaatgtatttttctactCTTCTTCCAGCTGATCTTTCTCAGGTGTGGCCTGAGGCAAACCAGCACTTTAGTAAGGAGATAGATGACGAGGCAAACAGTTATTTCCAGCGCATCTACAACCACCCACCTCACCCAACTATGTCTGTGGATGAAGTATGTAGTGACATTTAATGAACTAACCTAAACCTAACTATCACATTCTTTCAAGGCATTATTAGCTGCTGTTGATTAGTTCTGCTCTTCCAATAAACTCACCTCCCACTTCGTTATTTTCCCTCTCTTAGGTACTGGAGATGCTGCAGAGGTTCAAGGATTCAAACATCAAGCGGGAGCGAGAGGTGTTCAATTGCATGCTTCGGAATTTGTTTGAGGAGTACCGATTCTTCCCTCAGTACCCAGACAAGGAGCTGCACATCACTGCCTGCCTTTTTGGTGGCATTATCGAGAAAGGTCTTGTCACCTACATGGCCCTGGGCTTGGCCCTACGATATGTTCTTGAAGCCTTAAGAAAACCCTTCGGatccaaaatgtatttctttggaATTGCCGCCCTAGATAGATTTAAAAACAGGtattgaaatgttttctttggtAAAATTAGTATTCATTTAACAACAGGCATCTTGTTTCAGGCTAACATATCTTTTATATTTCTAGACTAAAGGACTATCCTCAGTATTGTCAACACCTGGCTTCAATTGCTCACTTCTTGCAATTTCCCCACCATTTACAAGAGGTAATCAGGTTTCCTTAATTTATTTTGCTCACCATTTTAacgtctttattttttatttttttgacccGGCCGTGACTACAGAAATGGATTCCCACATTCAGATAGATTAAATTTCTCGCTCTGCACCTTTCAATATCCTGTGTGTGCAGTATATCGAGTATGGCCAACAGTCACGGGACCCTCCGGTGAAGATGCAgggctccatcaccacccctggCAGTCTGGCACTGGCACAAGTCCAAGCCCAGGCCCAGTCGCAGCAACCCGGCGTCCCCAAAGCCCCACAGCCAGGTCAGCCCAGCACTCTGGTCACCACACCGACGACTACAACCACAGTAGCCAAGACCCCCACCATCACCAGACCAACACCCAGCAGCTTCAAGAAGGATGTCCCTGTGAGTTTGGCTTTGATGTCGAAACACCCTACTATTTACCTTGTTGATGCACTCAATTGGTTTCAATGTTTTCCTGCATATAGAAATTGTAAACAGTATATAGAGTCACACCGGTTTAAAAGGTAATTGTTCTCGTTCCTGCCTGCAGCCTTCCATAAACACAACCAACATTGACACCCTGCTGGTGGCCACTGACCAAACAGAAAGAATTGTAGAGCCTCCAGAGAATGTCCAGGAGAAGATTGCTTTTATCTTCAACAACCTTTCTCAGTCCAACATGACACAgaaggtaaagaaaagaaaaaaaaaaaagacaaaacataacTGTATTGCCAAGAACTTAAATTGTCAAAGaagctttttattgtttttaagcatgtggggtttttttttttttctcaggttGAGGAATTGAAAGAAACTGTAAAGGAAGAGTTTATGCCCTGGGTGTCTCAGTACCTGGTGATGAAACGTGTCAGCATTGAGCCCAACTTCCACAGTCTCTACTCCAACTTTCTGGACACACTCAAGAACCCTGAGTTTGTCAAGATGGTCCTCAATGAGACTTACAGGAATATCAAGGTAAATCAGACAATAAGGTCATAACTTACCAGCgcaaacattttttcttttaataatgtTTTACATGCCAGTACTTGCCTCATGTAAAACATCTCAACAGCAACTTAATGTTGCTGGATCATGTGAGACGGTGTTCTTTTGCATACATCACTACCATTTCAGATAAACGAGTTGTTTTGTTCCCATTTACTGGGAGCACTACTGAAGAACGGTCACCATTTGTAAAATACTGACACTCCTCTCACATCTCTTAATTTCATATAGGTTCTGTTGACCTCTGACAAGGCAGCTGCCAATTTCTCTGATCGCTCCCTGCTGAAGAACCTGGGCCACTGGTTGGGCATGATTACACTGGCCAAAAACAAGCCCATCCTTTATACAGTAAGAATTTGTATTCTTAGTTTTTGGCTCTGTTGTTTCATTACGTTGTGGGTCTTCTGTTGACTCTAGAGTTtatttacatctttttttttcctttacccAGGATCTGGAGGTAAAGTCTCTGCTGCTGGAAGCCTATGTGAAAGGCCAGCAGGAGCTGCTGTATGTGGTTCCCTTTGTGGCCAAAGTTTTGGAGTCCAGTCTGCGAAGCATGGTGAGTTACACAGCTGTAAATATAGAATTGTCTCCATTCTATCAACATTACCTTATACCACTGTCCAGTGTAAAATGTCATACTGTCATATTTGCTTCAGACAAAAATAACCCCAAACACTTGCCCTGTTTGAGGTTCTTTGGATTCTACACcgtatattttaatgtgtgtgtgtgtgtgtgtgcacctgttAAAGGTTTTCAGGCCCCAGAACCCCTGGACCATGGCCATCATGAATGTTCTTGCTGAGTTGCATCAGGAACATGACCTCAAGGTAATAATATATTATCCTTCCTATGTAGCCACTTAACTTCAGGCTGCTCTTGAAAATGCAGTCCATCTCTAAATCATAGCTTAAAATGCTAAACCTAGAATTCGTTTGGTAACAGATATGAACTAATCATGTTACACAGTAATGAATTTACCTAAACGTGTCAACTGTTAACCAGCTATATCCAACATTATCAGCCAATCAATCTGTTTTGCGTGGCCTTTCAGATTATTGTTCATAACTCAGCGACCACTTGTCACTTTCCAAATTCCCTGCCATGCTTATTAACTATTCACATCAACTTGTTGCCCTTCATAGGCTTAAACCTGCATGTTGCCTTTTCagctataatacaaataaacagtatttatttataatacaatcttattaaaatgtgaaattattgCTTACATTGTTCTGTTGTTTACTGCAGCTGAACCTAAAGTTTGAGATTGAAGTTCTGTGTAAGAACTTGTCTCTGGACATCAATGATCTCAAGCCAGGAAACTTACTGAAGGACAAGGAGAAGCTAAAGAGCCTGGAGGAGCAACTGTCGGCACCAAAGAAAGAGGCAAAGCCTCCAGAAGAGTTGCTGCCAGTTTCTAACACAGGTGGATGCTCCATATTTTTTACTGTACATCAACATTTTGAAAGATTAGTTTGTCTGTTAGCTTTTAACTTATCCTTTATCTGATGTCTCTATCATAtcattcattttttgttttgattctgAATATTAAGTAAATGATGTGAACATATGAATATCTAAAAATGCTGTTATTATTACAATATTCACATCACCATCCCTTGTTCTGTCATGTCTGTCTTTCGCTCTGTAAACGTCCTGTAAATGTTACACACTAAAAAGCGTAGCATTACTTGTTTTTGTTGCCTATATGATTGCGTATTGTTTATGTTGGCTGGATAATCTGCTTTTTCTTgtgattttaatcaaattagCGTTTTGTGACCAACAGGAGACTTTGTTCCATTTGCAGCTCCTCCCTCAACCCCAGTTGCTACCACCACCTCCACAACCACAGGGCCCCCAACCCCACAGTACAGTTACCACGACATCAATGTGTATGCCTTGGCAGGCCTGGCTCCACACATCAATATAAATGTCAACGTAAGTATTGGGCACACGTAAACCACTAGTGACAGAAGTCAGTGTCCATCAAAagacacacactacacaagcaATTAATCAGTCTGCCAAGTAATCGGGGTGGTATTTGGCATTCAGAGATTATCTGCATCGGCCGATATATCATCATAATCTAAtctgaaacaataaatatattattctgtagagaataatgccgTTGAATGACGTGACTTCTGACAAACGGTACCCCACTCTCCCATGTCCAAGTTCTGAAAACTACAGCATAACCCTATGTtaccatttaatttattaataaaaatctaaaaccaCATGTTACTGGCTAAGATCATTGGCCATCCTGTAAATATCTGCATCGGCCATTGAAAAACCCAAAGCGGTTGACCAACAATACACACCCCTCCTTTTTCTCAATCTTTCCCGTTGACATAttaatcctttttttgtttttccttttctctcatgCACCCCTCACTTTTCTCTTTAGATCTCTCTGCTACAGGCCCATCCTCAGTTGAAGCAGTGTGTACGGCAATCAGTAGAGCGAGCTGTCCAGGAGCTGGTGCACCCTGTGGTTGACCGCTCTATTAAAATTGCCATGACAACCTGTGAGCAGATCATCAGGAAGGACTTTGCCCTGGATTCGGAAGAGACCCGCATGCGCGTTGCTGCCCACCACATGATGAGAAACCTAACCGCTGGCATGGCCATGATCACCTGCCGCGAGCCGCTGCTCATGAGCATCGCCACCAACCTTAAGAACAGCTTTGCTGCTGCACTGAGGGTAAGCTGAAGGCCAACACGAGGGCTTATGTCTTCAACTGCGAGTGTTCCATAAGATATAAAGAGATGAAGCCAAAGTCCTTTTAGGCGAGTCCTGCcactcggccgccatcttggcaacgcttcgggcagctatttcggactaacaagaccaggctcctatctaaatgaatgggggagagagccagaactacACTTTTACTGGTccccgggacataaaaactacatgagtagaatcagcattaaaatctgataaaaatcgctgaaagagtttttaaaccttattttggggcaaagtttttaaagcatttttcccGACCGGTTATACTTCTGCTACGCATGCGCGAAAGTTGTAAAGGtaattggctgaaatatgattccccgctttggctgttaaaagcaaaCGACTGGCTTTctagcaggaggggcgggataaccaccatctttgccgttacaggctttccccatagagctgtattgaggatgtgactGAGTGGCACATCTCCTCTAAATTGTCTCTGAAGCATAGAGAGTTTCTTTTCCCACACACCCGTCCTCCGCTTTGTTTCGGTCTAATAGCTTGTACCATTCCTGCTCATATAAATTAAGGTGTTTATTCCCTTAGGCACCAACCCCCCAACAGAGGGAAATGATGGAAGAGGCTGCAGCCAGGATTGCTCAAGACAACTGTGAACTGGCTTGCTGCTTCATTCAGAAAACAGCTGTGGAAAAGGCTGGTCCTGAAATGGACAAGAGACTAGCCACGGTGAGACTTAAATGTATTTCTGATTTGTTAACCTGGCTAGTGTCACCTCGGAATTAAttatttgtaaaaatatataagcCAACTTAATTATCAACATTGCTGAGAGTGCAatagttatttttaaaatctaCAATTGATGTAAGCCCAAAGACAAAGTTTCTAAGTAAATTGATTCAGAGTTTTTTCTACTTTGTGCAAGTTATTAAAAATACTTCAGAGTTCTGCATGTTGGGTACTTTCTAAAAATATGTACTTTACTGAAAAGAAAAGTGTCTTCATTTCTTAATCTGATCTCTACTATTCCAGGAGTTTGAACTGAGGAAGCATGCACGTCAAGAGGGCCGCCGTTACTGTGATCCAGTTGTTCTGACTTACCAGGCTGAACGTATGCCTGAGCAGATCAGACTCAAGGTAAGATCAGTTTAACATCCACTCATACAGTATATCAGGGAAAGTCTATCAATTATGAGCCAACCTATGCTTGTTAAgcttaaaacataatttactgTTGCCTCAGTTATGGATCTGTCCAAGAGGATAATGATTCAGTGCTCTTTTAcacactgtacagtatgtggagACGTTTCCGTAAAGTAAtaaaatgcatgtgtgttgtaGGTGGGAGGAGTGGACCCCAAACAACTGGCTGTATATGAGGAGTTTGCCAGGAACGTTCCAGGTTTCTTACCCAGTAATGATCTCACCCAGCCCTCTGGCTTCCTGGCTCAGCCAATGAAggtgatttgtgtttttttttttttgtgtgtgttccataaggtgttaaaaaaaaaaaaaaaaaactatctaTCTACTAACTAAATCTTAAAATATGGTGTATATAAAAGACTAAAACGACAAGCACTTAACTAAGTGCTTCTTGTGTTTAATGTCTGGAAAATGATGTCACAGATGGGTGTTGCCATTTTAAACCCACTGAACTTAATTCCATCTGTATCTCTGTTAACAGCAACATGCATGGGCCACAGATGATGTGGCTCAGATTTATGATAAGTGCATGGCAGACTTGGAGCAACATCTTCATGCCATCCCTCCAGCTCTTTCCATGAACCCCCTGACCCAGGCTCTGCGCAGCCTGCTGGAAGCTGTGGCCTTGGCTAGAAACTCCAGGGAAGGCATCACTGCACTTGGCCTCCTGCAGAAGGTAGGGCAGCTACTGTAATAGTTGCAGTTCAGGTCAGTATCTGTGCTAACCTGTGTTTTACTGAGCTGGTTTCTTTATTTCCCAGGCTGTGGAAGGTCTTCTGGATGCTACCAGTGGGGCCGATGCCGACTTGCTGCTCCGCTACAGAgagtgccacctgctggtgctTAAAGCTCTACAGGATGGACGTGCCTATGGACCACAGTGGTGCAATAAGCAGATCACCAGGTGAGTCAGGGCATGATTGATTTCAAATCATTATTGCACCTTTTGATTTGAATCATATAACAGGGTGTCTGCGGGGTCttaaaattaaggccattaaaaagtctttagatatttttttcaatgtggaaatcctgtttgtccaaaagtttgtttgctaaaagtgtaggtgaacgtaattatttataatgcatagccaaaaatactagacaggcagaGAGTAGCGACTGTGATTCctttctgtaacgttaggcgcagggatctaccgagcgcctatttcactcttaaacggatttttaaaaaaaagcttgatgtgctgcaacaaactttataaatgttgaactcagtgTTATTGAATttagtaacataatgaatatattaatatcaaacttagTTTACTatgaaattaacaatatactttcaATTTAATactaattatattaatataattagtattaaataattatatactaatacagtcatttagaccagttcctcctccaggttgtgcctgtgctacaccgcctacactacttgcgttattcatcactcagtttattctcttcatctttgttccctcctggcctatttgaattttgttgtattgatcaagtggacggtgaaagttatcacacatatcattgcaggcaagcccacattatctagtttaaaccagctaaaacacaaaatcacactgtttcacatgatttgctgtaatattgcgtacataaacgtcatagcttATGTAAGACTGTTGCTTTttgcaggaaatctgaccagtccttcacatagagaactgttggcccatacaggctgttataggcaactgagaaagttggtgaatgcctcaatttgtaggtggcgttacaacctgatgacatataggcaataaatatgttataaatatacttaaattccttttaaaacctcaaatgtcccttttaaaggtgtgtggctgattttaatctgttacagctcaaagtggcgcagcagtctttaaaatatgttgaaaaaggtattgaattttacttcagaaTTCCTGTGTATATACCCTGTATAAAGCATTTGTTTAGCTTTCACATAGATTATTGTAAATCTAAACAATAATTTGAGTTATGTTGAAAAGAAGCAACATGTCCCCCTGGTGGTGCGTGACATAAGGAGGCTCCATATATGGGATCTTTTGTAGTAATTGTACTTGGTGTGTCTCAATATTTTACCCTGTTTGTTAACAGGTGTCTGATTGAATGCCGTGATGAGTACAAATACAACGTAGAGGCAGTGGAGCTTCTGATCAGGAATCATCTTGTGAATATGCAGCAGTATGACTTACACCTGGCACAGGTATACATTTCACACGTTCACTGTGGAGTCATTTACTGTTCTACTGTCTTTATCTTTTGGTTTCGTGTAAATACTTAAGAAGTCATCTATTTATATTTCTACCTTATTGAGATGTCTGTTCAGAAacttgttttttacttttgcgTGTAGTTTGATGTGATGTgaagtctttatttatttttttctcctgttgAACGGTGTTAAAATTTCCTAACTTAGGTTCATTATAGTTCAgtgtcttttcatttttaaaaatggaaatgctTAAGCACTGAATGCTGTCCTGCACCTTGATCAAGAGATCTGTGAATCAGTAACTTTGTCTGGTTAAAATTTCAAGTGTTGTCACTAGCtaataatgtttgttttcttctagTCTATGGAAAATGGACTGCACTACATGGCAGTTGCATTTGCCATGCAGTTGgtgaagctgctgctggtggatgAACGCAGTGTCAGCCATGTCACAGAGGCCGACCTCTTCCACACAATTGAGACTTTAATGAGGACCTGTGCACACTCCAGAGCCAACGCACCTGAGGGGTAAACAACTACAATGTTTAAACATTccttttttgatttatttatccATAAACCACAAATAACTGCAGAATAATTGCTGAATTGTGTAGAAGTCGGAAAGACACCAAATCAAGCAGGTTTTCATGTAAGCTGAATTTATTTGAGGCCATTTTAGAATTTTGAAGAGGTTTTTGCTACCCCACCTAGAAACTGTCTGATCCAGtcaaatttgaaaataaaatgaatcaaatgtgAAAAGGGTTAAAACAAACTCTTGGTCATTTCTTTGTCCTCTTCCCCAGTCTTCCCCAGCTGATGGATGTTGTTCGCTCCAACTATGAGGCCATGATTGACCGGGCCCACGGCGGCCCTAACTTCATGATGCACTCTGGGATTTCACAGGCTTCGGAATATGATGACCCTCCAGGCCTGAGGGAGAAGGCAGAGTACCTACTGAGAGAATGGGTCAACCTGTACCACTCAGCTGCTGCTGGCAGGGATAGCACCAAAGCTTTCTCTGCCTTTGTAGGCCAGGTAAACACTCTTACCTTATCAGTCAATGTAAGTGCAAGTGTTGTGTGACAATCATGGTGACCATTGTTCCTCACGTTTATATCAtgtctccttttcttttccaaCCAGATGCACCAGCAGGGCATCCTGAAGACTGATGACCTGATCACAAGGTTCTTCCGGCTGTGCACAGAAATGTGTGTGGAGATAAGCTATCGGGCACAGGCTGAGCAACAGCACAACCCAGCAGCCAGTGCCGCCATCATCAGGGCAAAGTGTTACCACAACCTGGATGCCTTCGTTAGGCTCATAGCCCTGCTGGTCAAACACTCTGGAGAGGCCACCAACACAGTGACAAAAATCAACCTCCTCAACAAGGTACAGCATCATGACTACAAAAGTGTAGCTGATTTATCATCTGTGACAAAATAGTCAAAAATATCCAATATTATCAACAGGACATTATAGAAAGTAGTTATTTGGTTGTGGTACTGAAAGTCTTTCTACATTGTGGCATCGGCGGATGCTGTGTGATTTATGAAGGGCATTTCAACCCAGAGTGT
Proteins encoded:
- the cnot1 gene encoding CCR4-NOT transcription complex subunit 1 isoform X1 encodes the protein MNLDSLSLALSQISYLVDNLTKKNYRASQQEIQHIVNRHGPEADRHLLRCLFSHVDFSGDGKSSGKDFHQTQFLIQECVSLISKPNFISTLCYAIDNPLHYQKSLKPSAHLFTQLSKVLKLSKVQEVIFGLALLNSSNTDLRGFAAQFIKQKLPDLLRSYVDADLGGNQEGGFQDIAIEVLHLLLSHLLFGQKGASGVGQEQIDAFLKTLCRDFPQERCPVVLAPLLYPEKRDILMDRILPDSGELAKTMMESSLAEFMQEVGYGFCASLDECRNIILQYGVREVTASQVARVLGMMARTHSGLTDGIPLQSISAPGSGIWSDGKDKNDGSQAHTWNVEVLIDIVKEVNPNLNFKEVTYELDHAGFIIRDSKGLHIVVYGIQRGLGMEVFPVDLIYRPWKHAEGQLSFIQHSLMSPEVFCFADFPCHTVAIDILKAPPEDDNREIATWKSLDLVESLLRLSEVGQYEQVKQLFGFPIKHCPDMLVLALLQISTSWHTLRHELISTLMPIFLGNHPNSAIILHYAWHGQGQSPSIRQLIMHSMAEWYMRGEQYDQAKLSRILDVAQDLKSLSMLLNGTPFAFVIDLAALASRREYLKLDKWLTDKIREHGEPFIQACVTFLKRRCPSIMGGLAPDKDQPKSAQLPPETLATMLACLQSCAGSVSQELSETILTMVANCSNVMNKARQPPPGVKGRAPSTSSLDAISPVQMDPLSGMGSLNLGGTATSHTQSMQGFPTPLSSAFSNPQSPAKAFPTLSNPNPSTPFGGIGSLSSQLPGMDSGPLGSGISSGIGSSLGMPTVNTDPFGARKMSTPGLNPTTFQQTDLSQVWPEANQHFSKEIDDEANSYFQRIYNHPPHPTMSVDEVLEMLQRFKDSNIKREREVFNCMLRNLFEEYRFFPQYPDKELHITACLFGGIIEKGLVTYMALGLALRYVLEALRKPFGSKMYFFGIAALDRFKNRLKDYPQYCQHLASIAHFLQFPHHLQECVQYIEYGQQSRDPPVKMQGSITTPGSLALAQVQAQAQSQQPGVPKAPQPGQPSTLVTTPTTTTTVAKTPTITRPTPSSFKKDVPPSINTTNIDTLLVATDQTERIVEPPENVQEKIAFIFNNLSQSNMTQKVEELKETVKEEFMPWVSQYLVMKRVSIEPNFHSLYSNFLDTLKNPEFVKMVLNETYRNIKVLLTSDKAAANFSDRSLLKNLGHWLGMITLAKNKPILYTDLEVKSLLLEAYVKGQQELLYVVPFVAKVLESSLRSMVFRPQNPWTMAIMNVLAELHQEHDLKLNLKFEIEVLCKNLSLDINDLKPGNLLKDKEKLKSLEEQLSAPKKEAKPPEELLPVSNTGDFVPFAAPPSTPVATTTSTTTGPPTPQYSYHDINVYALAGLAPHININVNISLLQAHPQLKQCVRQSVERAVQELVHPVVDRSIKIAMTTCEQIIRKDFALDSEETRMRVAAHHMMRNLTAGMAMITCREPLLMSIATNLKNSFAAALRAPTPQQREMMEEAAARIAQDNCELACCFIQKTAVEKAGPEMDKRLATEFELRKHARQEGRRYCDPVVLTYQAERMPEQIRLKVGGVDPKQLAVYEEFARNVPGFLPSNDLTQPSGFLAQPMKQHAWATDDVAQIYDKCMADLEQHLHAIPPALSMNPLTQALRSLLEAVALARNSREGITALGLLQKAVEGLLDATSGADADLLLRYRECHLLVLKALQDGRAYGPQWCNKQITRCLIECRDEYKYNVEAVELLIRNHLVNMQQYDLHLAQSMENGLHYMAVAFAMQLVKLLLVDERSVSHVTEADLFHTIETLMRTCAHSRANAPEGLPQLMDVVRSNYEAMIDRAHGGPNFMMHSGISQASEYDDPPGLREKAEYLLREWVNLYHSAAAGRDSTKAFSAFVGQMHQQGILKTDDLITRFFRLCTEMCVEISYRAQAEQQHNPAASAAIIRAKCYHNLDAFVRLIALLVKHSGEATNTVTKINLLNKVLGIVVGVLIQDHDVRQTEFQQLPYHRIFIMLLLELNAPEHVLETINFQTLTAFCNTFHILRPTKAPGFVYAWLELISHRIFIARMLAHTPQQKGWPMYAQLLIDLFKYLAPFLRNVELNKPMQILYKGTLRVLLVLLHDFPEFLCDYHYGFCDVIPPNCIQLRNLILSAFPRNMRLPDPFTPNLKVDMLSEINIAPRILTNFTGVMPSQFKKDLDSYLKTRSPVTFLSELRSNLQVSNEPGNRYNIQLINALVLYVGTQAIAHIHNKGSTPSMSTITHSAHMDIFQNLAVDLDTEGRYLFLNAIANQLRYPNSHTHYFSCTMLYLFAEANTEAIQEQITRVLLERLIVNRPHPWGLLITFIELIKNPAFKFWSHDFVHCAPEIEKLFQSVAQCCMGQKQAQQVMEGTGAS
- the cnot1 gene encoding CCR4-NOT transcription complex subunit 1 isoform X11; this translates as MNLDSLSLALSQISYLVDNLTKKNYRASQQEIQHIVNRHGPEADRHLLRCLFSHVDFSGDGKSSGKDFHQTQFLIQECVSLISKPNFISTLCYAIDNPLHYQKSLKPSAHLFTQLSKVLKLSKVQEVIFGLALLNSSNTDLRGFAAQFIKQKLPDLLRSYVDADLGGNQEGGFQDIAIEVLHLLLSHLLFGQKGASGVGQEQIDAFLKTLCRDFPQERCPVVLAPLLYPEKRDILMDRILPDSGELAKTMMESSLAEFMQEVGYGFCASLDECRNIILQYGVREVTASQVARVLGMMARTHSGLTDGIPLQSISAPGSGIWSDGKDKNDGSQAHTWNVEVLIDIVKEVNPNLNFKEVTYELDHAGFIIRDSKGLHIVVYGIQRGLGMEVFPVDLIYRPWKHAEGQLSFIQHSLMSPEVFCFADFPCHTVAIDILKAPPEDDNREIATWKSLDLVESLLRLSEVGQYEQVKQLFGFPIKHCPDMLVLALLQISTSWHTLRHELISTLMPIFLGNHPNSAIILHYAWHGQGQSPSIRQLIMHSMAEWYMRGEQYDQAKLSRILDVAQDLKEPFIQACVTFLKRRCPSIMGGLAPDKDQPKSAQLPPETLATMLACLQSCAGSVSQELSETILTMVANCSNVMNKARQPPPGVKGRAPSTSSLDAISPVQMDPLSGMGSLNLGGTATSHTQSMQGFPTPLSSAFSNPQSPAKAFPTLSNPNPSTPFGGIGSLSSQLPGMDSGPLGSGISSGIGSSLGMPTVNTDPFGARKMSTPGLNPTTFQQTDLSQVWPEANQHFSKEIDDEANSYFQRIYNHPPHPTMSVDEVLEMLQRFKDSNIKREREVFNCMLRNLFEEYRFFPQYPDKELHITACLFGGIIEKGLVTYMALGLALRYVLEALRKPFGSKMYFFGIAALDRFKNRLKDYPQYCQHLASIAHFLQFPHHLQECVQYIEYGQQSRDPPVKMQGSITTPGSLALAQVQAQAQSQQPGVPKAPQPGQPSTLVTTPTTTTTVAKTPTITRPTPSSFKKDVPPSINTTNIDTLLVATDQTERIVEPPENVQEKIAFIFNNLSQSNMTQKVEELKETVKEEFMPWVSQYLVMKRVSIEPNFHSLYSNFLDTLKNPEFVKMVLNETYRNIKVLLTSDKAAANFSDRSLLKNLGHWLGMITLAKNKPILYTDLEVKSLLLEAYVKGQQELLYVVPFVAKVLESSLRSMVFRPQNPWTMAIMNVLAELHQEHDLKLNLKFEIEVLCKNLSLDINDLKPGNLLKDKEKLKSLEEQLSAPKKEAKPPEELLPVSNTGDFVPFAAPPSTPVATTTSTTTGPPTPQYSYHDINVYALAGLAPHININVNISLLQAHPQLKQCVRQSVERAVQELVHPVVDRSIKIAMTTCEQIIRKDFALDSEETRMRVAAHHMMRNLTAGMAMITCREPLLMSIATNLKNSFAAALRAPTPQQREMMEEAAARIAQDNCELACCFIQKTAVEKAGPEMDKRLATEFELRKHARQEGRRYCDPVVLTYQAERMPEQIRLKVGGVDPKQLAVYEEFARNVPGFLPSNDLTQPSGFLAQPMKQHAWATDDVAQIYDKCMADLEQHLHAIPPALSMNPLTQALRSLLEAVALARNSREGITALGLLQKAVEGLLDATSGADADLLLRYRECHLLVLKALQDGRAYGPQWCNKQITRCLIECRDEYKYNVEAVELLIRNHLVNMQQYDLHLAQSMENGLHYMAVAFAMQLVKLLLVDERSVSHVTEADLFHTIETLMRTCAHSRANAPEGLPQLMDVVRSNYEAMIDRAHGGPNFMMHSGISQASEYDDPPGLREKAEYLLREWVNLYHSAAAGRDSTKAFSAFVGQMHQQGILKTDDLITRFFRLCTEMCVEISYRAQAEQQHNPAASAAIIRAKCYHNLDAFVRLIALLVKHSGEATNTVTKINLLNKVLGIVVGVLIQDHDVRQTEFQQLPYHRIFIMLLLELNAPEHVLETINFQTLTAFCNTFHILRPTKAPGFVYAWLELISHRIFIARMLAHTPQQKGWPMYAQLLIDLFKYLAPFLRNVELNKPMQILYKGTLRVLLVLLHDFPEFLCDYHYGFCDVIPPNCIQLRNLILSAFPRNMRLPDPFTPNLKVDMLSEINIAPRILTNFTGVMPSQFKKDLDSYLKTRSPVTFLSELRSNLQVSNEPGNRYNIQLINALVLYVGTQAIAHIHNKGSTPSMSTITHSAHMDIFQNLAVDLDTEGRYLFLNAIANQLRYPNSHTHYFSCTMLYLFAEANTEAIQEQITRVLLERLIVNRPHPWGLLITFIELIKNPAFKFWSHDFVHCAPEIEKLFQSVAQCCMGQKQAQQVMEGTGAS